Within bacterium BMS3Abin02, the genomic segment CGGACGGGCCGATTCCCATGATCGCCGGATCGACCCCGGCCACCTGGAAGGTGACGAGCTCGCCGAGAGGCTTGAACCCGAACTCCTCTGCCTTCTCCCGGGTCATCAACAACTCGAGGGCCGCACCGTCGGACATCTGCGACGAGTTGCCCGCCGTCGATGTACCGTCGACTTTGAAGGCAGGCCGGAGTTTCGCCAGCCCTTCGAGTGTGCTCTCGCGAGGCCCATCGTCGGTGTCGAAGACGAACGAGCCGTCGCCCAAACGTACCTGGACAGGGAGAATCTCGTCGGCAAACCTCCCTTTCTTCTGCGCGTCGAGGGCACGTCGATGTGATTCGAGGGCGAAACGATCCTGCTCTTCGCGGCTGATGCCGAACCGTGCCGCGACGTTCTCACTCGTCATCCCCATCGATTCGTATACGGTGGGCATGTGCTCGGCAAGCCACGGATTGGGTGCAGGTTTGTTCCCACCCATCGGCACGATCGTCATCGACTCGACACCACCTGTCAGCACGATGTCCGAGAAACCCGCGGCGACATGTGTCGCGCCGGTCGCCAGTGTCTGCAGACCGGAACTGCAGAACCGATTCATCGTCATGGCGGGCACTTCGACGGGCAGGCCGGCGCGGAGCGCCGCGATGCGCCCGACGTTCATCCCTTGCTCTCCCTCGGGCATCGCACAGCCGATGATCACATCATCGATGGCAGCCGAATCCAACTCGGGAACCCGACCGATGAATCCCTGTATCAAGAGCCCAAGCAACTCATCGGGGCGAGTTTCACGAAGGCTGCCTTTGTAGGCTTTCCCCACCGCCGTGCGGTAGGCGTGAGTGACGACGACTCCAGTACTCATATGTCCTTGCTCCCTTAGTTCCGCAGCGGTTTTCCGGTGGCCAGCATGTGTTGAATCCGCTCGAGCGTCTTGTCTTCATGACAGAGTTCCACAAACACTTCCCGTTCGAGGTCGAGGAAGTCCTGCTCGCTCCGCTCGGTCCCTTGGGCAACATCGCCGCCGCAGATTACGTACGCGAGCCTCTCGGCCAGGTGCTCGTCGTACTCGCTGATATAGCCGCCTCCGCGCATCGTGTGTGCCGCGATCTCGATGGCGGCAATGCCGTCCCTCCCGGGAACCGTGACGCTGCGTCGCTTTGGCGGCGTGTATCCCGTTTCCACCATCGCGAGAACGTCCTTCTTGGCGGCGGCGAGCAGCGTATCGGAGTTGAGGTGCACTTTGTCGGTCGGACGCAGGTACCCGAGGTCGCGCGCTTCCTCCGCGCTCGTGGAGACTGTGGCCATCCCGATCGTCTTGAAGATCTTCTCCATGAACGGGAACATGCTGACATTCACTCCGGCCGGCACACTCCCGTAGTGACGGAACGCCATCTCCTTGCATCCACCGCCCGCGGGAATGACTCCAACTCCCAATTCCACGAGACCCAGGTAGGTTTCGGCGAACGCACGCACGGCGTCGCTGTGCATGACAGCTTCGCATCCCCCACCGAGCGCCATCCCTCTCGGAGCGGCCACAACGGGACCTTTGCAGTACTTCATCTTCATGTAGGCGTTCTGGATGCCCCTGACGGCACCTTCGAGCTCCTCCCACATGTTCGACATGGCCAGCATGCCGACCAGGCCGATGTTCGCTCCGACGGAGAAGTTGGCTGCTTCATTGCCGACAACGAGGCCGACGAGTTCGCCTTCGTCCACCCGCTCACACGCCTTGTCGATCATCTCGACGACCTGTGCGTCGATCGAGTTCATCTTGGTGTGGAATTCGAGCAAGCCGACGCCGTCTCCCATGTCGAAGAGCGTGGCCCCTTCGTTGCGGTCGAGTGCCTCCAGGTCGGCGATGGTGATGATGCCCTCCAACCCTGGAACCGGCAGATACTCCTCGTTGAAAACGTCCCAGTAGTACAAGGTGCCGTCGCGACGCACATACCAGGTTCCGTCACCCTTCGCGAGCATGGTCTCGACAACGCCGGGGACCGTCATGCCTTCTTCGCGCATGCGCCGTACCGACCGTTCGACACCGATCGCATCCCATGTCTCGAACGGGCCGAGTTCGTAGTTGAAACCCCACCGCAGGGCCCGGTCCACATTGACGATGTCGTCGGTGATCTCTCCCAGGAGTTGCGCCGAATAGATGCACATCTCGGCCGTGACCTTCCAGGCGAAGCGGCCCGCCACGTCGTCGAACCAGACCACTTCACGGATTCTTTCCGCCGCAGTCTCGAGGTTCCTGGCTGCACCGATGGAGTCGAACCGAACTTGTGGCTGTTCCTCGTACTCGAGGGTTTCCGGGTTCAGCACGAGAATCTTGCGGTTTCCGTCGGCGTCACGAGTCTTCTTGTAGAACCCGGCGCCCGTCTTCTCCCCGAGATCGCCCCTTTCGACCAGTTTCTGGAGGACGTCCGGAACTCTGAACCGCTCACGCCACGGATCGTCGGGTGAAGACTCCACGAGCGTGGTCAGAACGTGCGCCATGGTGTCGAGACCGACCACGTCCGCGGTCCGGAACACGGCGGATTTCGGACGCCCTGTGGCCGGACCGAAGATCTTGTCGGCCTCGGTCACACCAATACCCATCTCGTCCATCCAGTGGAATACCGACGTCATGCCGAACGTGCCGATCCGGTTGCCGACGAAGTTCGGAGTGTCTTTCCCGTAGACGATGCCTTTGCCGAGGACGTCCGTTCCGAACTCGGCCATGTCGGCCAGAACTCCAGGATCGGTGTCCTCGCAGGGGACCAGCTCGAGAAGGCGCATGTACCGAACCGGATTGAAGAAGTGGGTGACCAGGAAGTGCTTGCGGAAGTCGTCGCTGCGACCTTCGACCATCCCCGCGACCGAGAGACCGGAAGTGTTGGAAGAGACGATGCTTCCAGGCTTGCGTCGTTCGTCGACCATCGCGAAGATTCTCTGCTTGATGTCGAGGCGTTCGACGACCACTTCGACGATCCAGTCCACGTCGCCCAGGTTGTCGGCGTCATCTTCGTAGTTGCAGGGTGTGACGAGCCGCGCGAAGTCCTTGTGATAGAGCAAGGCGGGCTTGGCCTTGAGCATCGACGCGTAGCCGGCGGCCGCAATCCTGTTGCGAACCTCGCGGTCTTCGAGTGTCAGCCCTCTCTTCGCCTCCTGATCGGTCAGCTTCGCCGGCGCGATGTCGAAGAGGTAGGAGGGAATTCCGGCGTTGGCGAGGTGGGCGGCAATGCCCTGTCCCATGACGCCTGCTCCCAGTACTGCCACGCGGTTGATCCTCATGCCCATGGATCCTCCTAATCTGATGTTGCCCCCACACTATCGGACCGGGCGGCTCCGGAATCCGCGGTGAGTCAAGATCGGTCGCGATACGGTTCGATCCGAGGCATTACCCGCGAAAATCCCAGGAGCCGGTCGAGCAACACATGGGTGGTAGTTGACCAGTGCCTCGACCGGCAATCTTCGCGGCGTTCTGCCGGCCAGGAACGCCGAGAAGCCCCCTTCCCCCGTTCTTGCGTGAGCCGGCTGCCCATAGCGCGGCTCTCACGCAAGAAGGGTATCGACACCCCGAACGTCACCGGCCAAAGCACTAGACGACGTCGCGACCGAGGTCGGCGAAGAGAGTGAACTCGGGAAGGAAGGTCATGTCCACCTTCCCGGTGGAGCCGCTTCGATGTTTGGCGACGATCACCTCTGCGAGGCCTTTCGTTTCCTGTGCCTCCGGGTGGTAGTACTCGTGGCGATAGATGAACATGACGAGGTCTGAATCCTGTTCGATGGCTCCGGATTCGCGAAGGTCCCCGAGGCGGGGACGCTTGTCTTCTCGAGATTCGAGGCCACGGTTCAACTGCGAAACTGCAATCACCGGCACCTCCAGCTCGCGAGCCAGGTTCTTGAGCGAACGGCTGATCTCCGCTATCTCCTGTTGCCGGTTCTCACGGTTGGATCCCTGCATGAGCTGCAGATAGTCGACGATCACCAGGTCGAGACCGTGCGCCCGCTTCAGCCTACGGGATTTCGCTCGGATGTCGGTCACGGTGAGCTGTCCGGAGTCGTCGATGTAGACCGGAACCTGGTACATCTTCGACGCCGCATGGACGACCTTCTGCCACAACTGGGGGCCGAGCTGGCCGGTCCGCAGCTTCATCGAGTCGACCCGACCAATCGAGCACAAGAGCCGCTGCACTATTTCTTCGCGGCTCATCTCGAGGGAGAACATAGCAACCGTGCCCCCTTCGAGAGCGACGTTGGTCGCGATGTTGGCCGCCAATGCGGACTTGCCCATCGCGGGTCTCGCTGCGACGATCACCAGGTTCGCAGGCTGGAGGCCCCCAAGCTTCCTGTCGAGATCGCGAAAACCCGTTGCCAGGCCTGTGAGCTCCGTCCCGCGGGCCTCCATTTCCTCGATCGTCTCGAGTGTGCTGTGCAGCAGCGGGCTCATCGGCATGAGACCATCTCCGACCCGGCGCTCGGCCACGGCGAACACGGTCTGCTCGGCTCGATCGAGGATCTCCGAGATCGCAACATCGGTGGCGATTGCGAGATCGCCAAGCATGCCCCCTGCTCCGATGAGCCGGCGTCGAAGACCATGCTCTTCGACGATGCCGGCGTAGTACTCGATGTTGGACGCCGTCGGCACGGCGTCCATCACTTCTGACAGATAGCCGGCTCCACCAACCCGATCCAACTCGCCCTTGCGGTGCAGCGCATCCGAAACCGTGAGCGGATCGATCGGCTGGTTGGCGTTGTAGAGGTCCACGATCACCTCGAAGATGGCCTGGTGCGCCGGGACATAGAAATCGTCCGGGTCCAGCTTGTCCATCACGAGGTTCGCGGCCTCGGACGAGAGCATGATCGCTCCGAGAACGGACTCCTCTGCCTCTCGGTTGTGCGGGGCGACCCGGAGCCTGCGGCTCGCACCGCCTGCTGGGGAAGAGATCATCCGGTCCAGATCGGTCATGTCACCTCTACGCGGGTATTACGTCCAAAGAAAGGGGAAACTCGACTTCCGGATGCAGCTTCACCCGAATCTCGTACAGTCCGATGCTCTTGATCGGTTCGGAGAGGTTTACGTAACTCCTGTCCAGTTCGACCCCTGTGAACTTCTTCACACCCTCAACGATGTCGGCGGTGGACACGGACCCGAACAGCCTGCCCTCGTCACCGGCGCGAGCGGCCACCACGACGCGAGTACCGACCAGCGCCTTGGCGACTGCCTCGGCGGCTTCGAACGAGCGTCGTTCCGTCTCCCGTCGGGCCCGCAACAACGCCTCCGCATTGCTCAGGGCACCAGGCGTCGCTTTCACCGCAAGGTTCTTCGGGAGCAGATAGTTTCGTCCATACCCTTCGGAAACCTCGACGACATCGCCCTTCCCACCCAGGTCGGGAACTTCGGCAATGAGTATGAGCTTCATCGCTTGATGTAGGGGAGGAGAGCCATCTCGCGGGCGTTGCGGATGGCGCGAGCCACTTTGCGCTGGTGTTGCGTGCAGTTGCCGGTCACCCGCCGAGCCCTGATCTTGGCGCGGTCTGACATGTAGTTGCGGAGAAGCGCCACGTCCTTGTAATCGACATAATCGATCTTCTCCTTGCAGAAGTGGCAGGGTTTCGGCTTGCGTTGCCGGAGGTTGCTCTGAGACAACCTGCGGCGTTTCGGTTTCGCTCTCTGTGCCATGTGTCCTCTCTAAAACGGGGCCTCGTCGGGCCCATAGTCATTGCGAGCAACGGGAGCGGCAGGCGCCGGACGTGACGAGTCCCGGTCGCCGCTGTCGCGCGCTGTCTTCGTCACCGAGGCGGTCGCCCAACGCAGGGAAGGCCCGATCTCCTCGATACGGAGTTCGACGACCGAGCGCTTGTCCCCTTCCTGGGTTTCCCACTGCCGCTGCTCGAGACTGCCGGTGATGATCACCCTGGCCCCCTTCTGCAACGATTCTGCAGCATTCTCGGCCGCTTCACGCCACAACGTGCCGCCGAAGAAGCTCGTCTGCTCCTGCCACTCTCCGGCCTGGTCCCTCCAGCGCCGATTCACTGCTACGCGAATCTTCGCCATGGCAATACCAGAGGGAGTAAAGCGCAGTTCTGGATCTTCTACGAGGTTGCCAATCACCGTCACGGTGTTCGTCGCCATGGTTCTCTCTCCTTTGCCGCCCGGTCTCCATCGCCCATCCTGTCACGGGAGTGTGACAAGAAACGATCGATCAGCTCTCGGGACGAATGATCTTGTGGCGCACGACCAGATCCGCCAAGAGCAGCACCCGGTCGAGATCGTCCACAACATCGGGTTCCGCCTCGAAGTGGAGCACCGAGTAGTAGCCCTCGTGCAGGTGATTGATCTCGTACGCAAAGCGACGTTTTCCCCAGAGATCCCGCTCGCCGACGGTTCCACCGCGGCTATGGAGAAACTCCTCCGTCTGCTCGACGAGCTTCAGGTAGTCGCTCTCGGCCAACTCGGGCCGATGAATGGTCATCAATTCATAGCTTCGCATTCCACCTCCTTTGGACATCCGCTTTCGCGGACGGCCCCGCCGGTCGACGGAGCAGGGTTCGGCGATCTGCCGAGGGAACCGGTTGGAGTGTAGCCGCACACGACCGATGCTCGAAAGCCGAACCGCAAGGTGGTTTTCCCAACTTCACACCACCACCACGTCAGGGCGATGCGTAGTCCGCCTGCAGGACGGCTTCTCTCGTATATGCAGTACACGTATCCGGCAGCAACGGCACAGACCCCTCCCACGTTCCCTGCGTCCGAGACGTCGACTTCTGTCAGGGGACGAGGAGCGACCCAGGGGCGACGTCGGCCAGAGCACGACCCGCCGGTGCTTCCAAGGCCCATCGGTACGGACCGGTGGAACCGTACGTGGGACATGGATCCTCCGTGCATACGGGCATCGTCCTGACTGTGAGGAGCCGACCCAGAGTGTCGAAGAAGGCTATGTCGAGATCGATCAGCGTGTCCTTCATCCAGAACTTCGCCGTCGACGACCCTTCGAAGAAGAACAACATGCCGTCGATCCCGTCCAGGTCCGAGACACCACTCAGTCCCCTGGTTCGCTCATCGCGCGTCGAGGCCACGGCGACAAAGAGTGGCGTCCCGTTCAGAGTGATCTGTCGGGTCTCGAAGCCGTTCCACCGTTCCGTTCGGGGAACGGAGGGCGTGGAGACGGGCACCGAGCTCCCGATCGTCGCTGCTCCTGCACCGCAACCGGCCACCAGCAACAACACCGTCCCCACGACCAGCCGCTTCATCCTTCCAGAAGCTCCGCTCCGGCCTGCTCACTCATGTGATAGGTCTCATCATCGCCAGGGAAACCCCCCGACCGCACGTCGGCAACGTAACGCTTCAGCGCATCGACCGCGACATCATGAAGATTCGCGTACTGTCGAACGAACTTCGGGACGTGCCCGGTGTTCAGTCCGAGCACATCGTGGAACACCAACACCTGCCCATCGGTGTCGACGCCGGCACCGATCCCTATCGTCGGAACCTCCACCTCCTTGGTGACCAACTCGGCGAGCAGATCGGGGATGCCCTCGAGCACCATCGAGAACACGCCTGCTTCAGCCAACGCGAGGGCGTCCGCGAGCAACTCCATGGCTTCTGCGCTCGTCTTGCCCTGCACCTTGTATCCGCCCATGGCGTGTACCGACTGCGGAGTCAGGCCGAGGTGACCCATCACCGGGATCTCTGCGTCGATGATC encodes:
- the rpsF gene encoding 30S ribosomal protein S6, with translation MRSYELMTIHRPELAESDYLKLVEQTEEFLHSRGGTVGERDLWGKRRFAYEINHLHEGYYSVLHFEAEPDVVDDLDRVLLLADLVVRHKIIRPES
- the fadN gene encoding putative 3-hydroxyacyl-CoA dehydrogenase; this encodes MGMRINRVAVLGAGVMGQGIAAHLANAGIPSYLFDIAPAKLTDQEAKRGLTLEDREVRNRIAAAGYASMLKAKPALLYHKDFARLVTPCNYEDDADNLGDVDWIVEVVVERLDIKQRIFAMVDERRKPGSIVSSNTSGLSVAGMVEGRSDDFRKHFLVTHFFNPVRYMRLLELVPCEDTDPGVLADMAEFGTDVLGKGIVYGKDTPNFVGNRIGTFGMTSVFHWMDEMGIGVTEADKIFGPATGRPKSAVFRTADVVGLDTMAHVLTTLVESSPDDPWRERFRVPDVLQKLVERGDLGEKTGAGFYKKTRDADGNRKILVLNPETLEYEEQPQVRFDSIGAARNLETAAERIREVVWFDDVAGRFAWKVTAEMCIYSAQLLGEITDDIVNVDRALRWGFNYELGPFETWDAIGVERSVRRMREEGMTVPGVVETMLAKGDGTWYVRRDGTLYYWDVFNEEYLPVPGLEGIITIADLEALDRNEGATLFDMGDGVGLLEFHTKMNSIDAQVVEMIDKACERVDEGELVGLVVGNEAANFSVGANIGLVGMLAMSNMWEELEGAVRGIQNAYMKMKYCKGPVVAAPRGMALGGGCEAVMHSDAVRAFAETYLGLVELGVGVIPAGGGCKEMAFRHYGSVPAGVNVSMFPFMEKIFKTIGMATVSTSAEEARDLGYLRPTDKVHLNSDTLLAAAKKDVLAMVETGYTPPKRRSVTVPGRDGIAAIEIAAHTMRGGGYISEYDEHLAERLAYVICGGDVAQGTERSEQDFLDLEREVFVELCHEDKTLERIQHMLATGKPLRN
- the fadA_1 gene encoding 3-ketoacyl-CoA thiolase is translated as MSTGVVVTHAYRTAVGKAYKGSLRETRPDELLGLLIQGFIGRVPELDSAAIDDVIIGCAMPEGEQGMNVGRIAALRAGLPVEVPAMTMNRFCSSGLQTLATGATHVAAGFSDIVLTGGVESMTIVPMGGNKPAPNPWLAEHMPTVYESMGMTSENVAARFGISREEQDRFALESHRRALDAQKKGRFADEILPVQVRLGDGSFVFDTDDGPRESTLEGLAKLRPAFKVDGTSTAGNSSQMSDGAALELLMTREKAEEFGFKPLGELVTFQVAGVDPAIMGIGPSVAIPKALDAAGLTLDDIGLIELNEAFASQAVYCIRELGIDPEKVNVNGGAIALGHPLGCTGAKLTATLLHEMKRRDVEYGIVSMCIGGGMGAAGIFRRG
- the rplI gene encoding 50S ribosomal protein L9, producing MKLILIAEVPDLGGKGDVVEVSEGYGRNYLLPKNLAVKATPGALSNAEALLRARRETERRSFEAAEAVAKALVGTRVVVAARAGDEGRLFGSVSTADIVEGVKKFTGVELDRSYVNLSEPIKSIGLYEIRVKLHPEVEFPLSLDVIPA
- the dnaC gene encoding replicative DNA helicase; this translates as MTDLDRMISSPAGGASRRLRVAPHNREAEESVLGAIMLSSEAANLVMDKLDPDDFYVPAHQAIFEVIVDLYNANQPIDPLTVSDALHRKGELDRVGGAGYLSEVMDAVPTASNIEYYAGIVEEHGLRRRLIGAGGMLGDLAIATDVAISEILDRAEQTVFAVAERRVGDGLMPMSPLLHSTLETIEEMEARGTELTGLATGFRDLDRKLGGLQPANLVIVAARPAMGKSALAANIATNVALEGGTVAMFSLEMSREEIVQRLLCSIGRVDSMKLRTGQLGPQLWQKVVHAASKMYQVPVYIDDSGQLTVTDIRAKSRRLKRAHGLDLVIVDYLQLMQGSNRENRQQEIAEISRSLKNLARELEVPVIAVSQLNRGLESREDKRPRLGDLRESGAIEQDSDLVMFIYRHEYYHPEAQETKGLAEVIVAKHRSGSTGKVDMTFLPEFTLFADLGRDVV
- the rpsR1 gene encoding 30S ribosomal protein S18 1; protein product: MAQRAKPKRRRLSQSNLRQRKPKPCHFCKEKIDYVDYKDVALLRNYMSDRAKIRARRVTGNCTQHQRKVARAIRNAREMALLPYIKR
- the ssb gene encoding single-stranded DNA-binding protein, translating into MATNTVTVIGNLVEDPELRFTPSGIAMAKIRVAVNRRWRDQAGEWQEQTSFFGGTLWREAAENAAESLQKGARVIITGSLEQRQWETQEGDKRSVVELRIEEIGPSLRWATASVTKTARDSGDRDSSRPAPAAPVARNDYGPDEAPF
- the panB gene encoding 3-methyl-2-oxobutanoate hydroxymethyltransferase — protein: MAGKITVPHVRSRKGGEKLTVVTAYDTPGARIADAAGVDMILVGDSLANVVLGYEDTLRVDVDVMVHHTAAVARANTNALVIGDMPWMSYHVSIEDAVRNAGRLVREGGAEAVKLEGGRKRIPVIEAIIDAEIPVMGHLGLTPQSVHAMGGYKVQGKTSAEAMELLADALALAEAGVFSMVLEGIPDLLAELVTKEVEVPTIGIGAGVDTDGQVLVFHDVLGLNTGHVPKFVRQYANLHDVAVDALKRYVADVRSGGFPGDDETYHMSEQAGAELLEG